CCTCGATCCCGGTGATCAAGGTCGCCGGCGCCACCCAGCGTCCCGAACAGGTCGTCGGTGTGCACTTCTTCAACCCGGTTCCCGTGATGCCGCTGGTGGAGATCATCTCCACGCTGGTCACCGCCCCGGAGACGGCCGCCGCGGTCACCGATTACGCGAAGAACACCCTGCACAAGACCACCGTGCAGGCCGGTGACCGCTCCGGCTTCATCGTCAACGCGCTGTTGATTCCGTATCTGTGCCAGGCGGTGCGGATGCTGGAGTCCGGCTATGCGACCGCCGAGGATATCGACGCTGCGATGAAGGGCGGATGCGGATACCCGATGGGACCGTTGACCCTGCTCGACACCGTGGGCCTCGATATCGCGCTGGCCGCCTCGGAGTCGCTGTACGCCGAATTCGCCGAACCGCACTACGCGCCCCCGGCCCTGTTGCGCCGGATGGTCGACGCCGGCCGCCTCGGCCGCAAGACCGGTCGCGGCTTCTACGAGTACAGCCGGTAGCGACACTCGTCCGGTACCGAACGACACGGCGACGCCCGTCCGGGGCGTCGCCGTGGATCGCGGAATCGATCGGTCAGGGGTTGACCCACGAGCCGATGGGAGCGACAA
The genomic region above belongs to Nocardia spumae and contains:
- a CDS encoding 3-hydroxybutyryl-CoA dehydrogenase gives rise to the protein MKLIGVIGGGTMGAGIAEVCAKAGSEVLVLETTPDFAEAAQQRIAGSISRGVSKGKITQEDADAAIARVRVTLDIEEFADRDLVIEAAPEIESLKYEIFGKLDKIVKPTGILATNTSSIPVIKVAGATQRPEQVVGVHFFNPVPVMPLVEIISTLVTAPETAAAVTDYAKNTLHKTTVQAGDRSGFIVNALLIPYLCQAVRMLESGYATAEDIDAAMKGGCGYPMGPLTLLDTVGLDIALAASESLYAEFAEPHYAPPALLRRMVDAGRLGRKTGRGFYEYSR